A genomic region of Prionailurus bengalensis isolate Pbe53 chromosome D1, Fcat_Pben_1.1_paternal_pri, whole genome shotgun sequence contains the following coding sequences:
- the TMEM151A gene encoding transmembrane protein 151A translates to MPEGGGGDSGEVPAFIPDGEPLREEQRPLKQSLGSSLCRESHWKCLLLTLLIHACGAVVAWCRLATVPRLVLGPEAALARGAGGPPPTYPASPCSDGYLYIPLAFVSLLYLLYLAECWHCHVRSCQAPRTDANTVLALIRRLQQAPPCVWWKATSYHYVRRTRQITRYRNGDAYTTTQVYHERADSRTARGEFDYSAHGVRDVSKELVGLADHAATRLRFTKCFSFGSAEAEASYLTQRAHFFSANEGLDDYLEAREGMHLKDVDFRESLMVFADPRSPPWYARAWVFWLVSAATLSWPLRVVAAYGTAHVHYQVEKLFGAGSPPPGAVPSGPPLSRVATVDFTELEWHICSNRQLVPSYSEAVVMGAGAYLRGCQRCRRSLSSNSLPPARPSGPRLPFSRSRLSLGAGGRATPGVFRSLSGGPLGRRAEDTEPLESPPCYEDALYFPVLIVHGDGGCQGDGQGAL, encoded by the exons ATGCCCGAGGGCGGCGGAGGAGACAGCGGGGAGGTGCCCGCGTTCATCCCGGACGGCGAGCCGCTGCGGGAGGAG CAGCGGCCCTTGAAACAGTCCCTGGGAAGCTCCCTGTGCCGCGAGTCGCACTGGAAGTGCCTGCTGCTCACCCTGCTCATCCATGCCTGTGGCGCCGTGGTGGCCTGGTGTCGCCTGGCCACGGTGCCGCGGCTGGTCCTGGGGCCCGAGGCGGCTCTGGCCCGCGGGGCCGGGGGCCCGCCGCCCACCTACCCGGCCAGCCCTTGCTCTGACGGCTACCTGTACATCCCGCTGGCCTTCGTGTCCCTCCTCTACCTCCTCTACCTGGCCGAGTGCTGGCACTGCCACGTGCGGTCGTGCCAGGCGCCGCGCACCGACGCCAACACCGTGCTCGCCCTGATCCGCCGGCTGCAGCAGGCGCCGCCCTGCGTCTGGTGGAAGGCCACCAGCTACCACTACGTGCGGCGCACCCGCCAGATCACCCGCTACCGGAACGGCGACGCCTACACCACCACGCAGGTCTACCACGAGCGGGCGGACAGCCGCACGGCCCGCGGCGAGTTTGACTACTCGGCCCACGGCGTCCGCGACGTCTCCAAGGAGCTCGTGGGCCTGGCCGACCACGCGGCCACGCGGCTGCGCTTCACCAAGTGCTTCAGCTTCGGCAGCGCCGAGGCCGAGGCCTCGTACCTCACGCAGAGGGCCCACTTCTTCAGCGCCAACGAGGGCCTGGACGACTACCTGGAGGCCCGCGAGGGCATGCACCTGAAGGACGTGGACTTCCGCGAGTCCCTCATGGTCTTCGCGGACCCCCGCAGCCCGCCCTGGTACGCCCGCGCCTGGGTCTTCTGGCTGGTGTCCGCGGCCACGCTGTCCTGGCCGCTGCGCGTCGTGGCGGCCTACGGCACGGCCCACGTGCACTACCAGGTGGAGAAGCTCTTTGGCGCCGGCTCGCCCCCGCCCGGGGCCGTGCCCAGCGGGCCCCCGCTCTCCCGCGTGGCCACGGTGGACTTCACCGAGCTCGAGTGGCACATCTGCTCCAACCGGCAGCTGGTGCCCAGCTACTCGGAGGCCGTGGTCATGGGCGCCGGCGCCTACCTCCGCGGCTGCCAGCGCTGCCGTCGCTCCCTCAGCAGCAACTCGCTGCCCCCCGCCCGGCCCAGCGGGCCCCGCCTGCCTTTCAGCCGCAGCCGGCTCTCCCTGGGAGCCGGGGGCCGGGCCACCCCGGGGGTCTTCCGGAGCCTGAGCGGGGGGCCGCTGGGGCGCCGGGCAGAGGACACGGAGCCCCTGGAAAGCCCACCGTGTTACGAGGACGCCCTCTACTTCCCGGTGCTCATCGTCCACGGCGACGGCGGCTGCCAGGGGGACGGGCAGGGTGCGCTCTGA